Proteins from one Macrobrachium rosenbergii isolate ZJJX-2024 chromosome 14, ASM4041242v1, whole genome shotgun sequence genomic window:
- the LOC136846132 gene encoding rab-like protein 2A, which translates to MSEENHNETDAQGESTNLDYDEKTKKGELCVKVICLGDSAVGKSKLVERFLMDGYQHQQLSTFALTLHRYRTKLEDKDILVDFWDTAGQERFQTMHPSYYHQAHAAILVFDGTRKVTYKNLPNWYKELRQHRPEIPCFCAVNKIDENEEIAGKSFAFPEKNNIPMYYVSASNGTNVVKLFKDAINAAFQYKKNPTDFTDQVMEELEMDMDL; encoded by the exons ATGTCTGAAGAAAACCACAATGAAACGGATGCCCAAGGAGAGTCGACAAATTTGGATTACGACGAGAAGACGAAAAAGGGAGAACTTTGTGTTAAGGTGATTTGCCTGGGTGATAGTGCTGTAGGAAAATCGAA ACTTGTTGAAAGGTTCCTTATGGATGGATACCAGCATCAGCAGCTGTCAACTTTTGCATTAACGTTACACAGGTATCGCACAAAACTTGAAGACAAGGATATCCTGGTAG ACTTTTGGGATACAGCTGGACAGGAGAGATTCCAGACAATGCACCCTTCTTACTATCACCAA GCCCATGCAGCTATTTTAGTATTTGACGGCACCCGAAAAGTTACTTACAAGAATCTCCCTAATTGGTACAAGGAGTTGAGGCAGCATCGACCAGAGATTCCTTGTTTCTGTGCAGTAAACAAGATTGATG AGAATGAAGAAATAGCAGGCAAGAGTTTTGCCTTTCCAGAAAAGAATAATATACCCATGTACTATGTATCTGCTTCCAATGGAACTAATGTGGTAAAG CTTTTCAAAGATGCCATAAATGCAGcatttcaatataaaaagaaCCCTACAGACTTCACTGACCAAGTTATGGAAGAACTGGAAATGGATATGGATTTATGA
- the LOC136846133 gene encoding 28 kDa heat- and acid-stable phosphoprotein-like → MPKGKHKGGRRQFTNFEALEEQKKKEEKEKQWRKTQGETDSEEEAEEGEKSSASSEESGSEEEGEGEGEDDQKERKPKGVAALIETENPNRVVNKTKKVTQLSTTSGAAAGKPQLSRREREEIEKQRATAHYRKMHAEGKTEEARADLARLAIIRQQREEAAKKKEEERIAREEAAAAKREKMAKTLNKKKS, encoded by the exons ATGCCTAAGG gaaAGCATAAGGGTGGACGTCGTCAGTTCACAAACTTCGAGGCATTAgaggagcaaaagaaaaaagaagagaaggaaaagcaaTGGAGA AAAACCCAGGGCGAGACAGACAGCGAAGAGGaggcagaagaaggagagaagtCAAGTGCCAGCTCAGAGGAATCAGGgagtgaagaagaaggagaaggagagggagaggatgatCAGAAGGAAAGGAAGCCCAAAGGAGTTGCTGCTTTAATTGAGACGGAAAATCCAAACCGTGTGGTAAACAAGACTAAGAAAGTCACTCAGTTAAGCACAACTAGCGGGGCGGCTGCTGGAAAACCTCAACTTTCTCGTCGGGAAAG agaagaaattgaaaaacaaagagCCACAGCTCACTATCGTAAAATGCATGCTGAAGGAAAAACAGAGGAAGCAAGGGCCGATTTGGCACGTCTAGCAATCATCAGACAACAAAGAGAAGAAGCAgcaaaaaagaaggaagaggaaaggattG CTCGTGAGGAAGCTGCAGCCgcaaagagagagaagatggcCAAGAcgttaaacaagaaaaagagttGA